In Shouchella patagoniensis, the following are encoded in one genomic region:
- the gerQ gene encoding spore coat protein GerQ encodes MYPNQWNQENRQSQEYGYGQQQMMQPQQMQQPQQGMQSPQQGYFSAQQYQVPGFVQQQQPTSMPGSDTSMLPIEQSFIENILRLNRGKYVTIHQTFEGNSEWNARVFRGRIEEAGRDHIIIGNPDTGEYYLLLMVNLDFVTFDEPIDYTYQYGTEPSLSQYSPR; translated from the coding sequence ATGTATCCAAATCAATGGAATCAAGAAAATCGACAATCGCAAGAATATGGGTACGGCCAGCAACAAATGATGCAGCCTCAACAGATGCAGCAGCCTCAACAAGGCATGCAATCTCCGCAACAAGGTTATTTCTCTGCCCAACAATACCAAGTTCCGGGTTTTGTACAACAACAACAACCAACATCCATGCCAGGAAGCGATACAAGTATGCTTCCGATTGAACAATCGTTTATTGAAAATATCTTACGACTCAATCGCGGGAAATACGTGACTATCCATCAAACGTTTGAAGGCAATAGCGAGTGGAATGCCCGTGTTTTCCGTGGGCGTATTGAAGAAGCAGGGCGCGACCACATTATTATTGGCAATCCCGATACTGGCGAATACTACTTACTGCTTATGGTGAATCTAGATTTTGTTACATTTGATGAACCGATTGACTATACGTATCAATACGGCACTGAACCAAGTCTTTCTCAATACTCCCCACGTTAA
- the yidC gene encoding membrane protein insertase YidC, with protein MNRKLMLTLSVVMMALVLSACGLDKPITADSEGFWDSFFVYPMSFLITFFSDLTGGHFGWGIVIVTIFIRLLILPLALKSQKSSRAMQALRPEMQDIQERMKKAAGNPEKQKEVQSEMIGLYQKHGVNPAAGCLPALVQIPIVMALYFAIMRTEAIGQGPESDFLWFNLGQMDPVLPFIAGITTFVQFKMSMSQMPANPMGEGMPNPMTIMLWIMPVMIIIAGLTLPSALALYWVIGNIFMIVQTYFIIVRPNMTKEELKKDKA; from the coding sequence ATGAATAGAAAATTAATGCTTACGCTTAGCGTAGTCATGATGGCGCTAGTGCTGTCAGCATGTGGCTTGGACAAGCCAATTACAGCAGACTCAGAAGGGTTCTGGGATTCATTTTTTGTTTACCCAATGTCATTTCTTATTACGTTTTTTTCAGATTTAACTGGAGGCCATTTTGGGTGGGGAATTGTGATTGTAACGATTTTTATCCGTTTGCTCATTTTACCTTTAGCATTAAAATCACAAAAGAGTTCACGTGCGATGCAAGCGCTGCGCCCTGAAATGCAAGATATTCAAGAACGGATGAAAAAAGCAGCAGGTAATCCGGAGAAACAAAAAGAAGTGCAATCGGAAATGATCGGTCTTTATCAAAAGCACGGTGTAAATCCAGCAGCAGGTTGTTTGCCGGCTCTTGTACAGATTCCAATTGTTATGGCGCTTTATTTTGCCATTATGCGTACAGAGGCAATTGGGCAAGGGCCTGAAAGTGATTTCCTTTGGTTTAACCTCGGACAAATGGATCCAGTCTTGCCTTTCATTGCTGGTATTACAACGTTTGTTCAGTTTAAAATGTCAATGAGCCAAATGCCTGCAAACCCAATGGGTGAAGGAATGCCAAATCCAATGACAATCATGCTTTGGATTATGCCAGTTATGATTATTATTGCTGGTTTAACACTTCCATCTGCTCTTGCTTTGTACTGGGTAATTGGGAATATCTTTATGATTGTACAAACGTACTTTATTATTGTACGTCCAAACATGACGAAAGAAGAACTGAAAAAAGATAAAGCATAA
- a CDS encoding DUF423 domain-containing protein: MAKLFILIGSIVMGIGVGIGAFGAHGLEGRVSERMMSNYQTGVHYHLIHGLGIFGVGLLALKMTGSGLVHGAGWAFLIGIVLFSGSLYTMALTGITKLGAITPLGGVAFIVGWVLLGIAAMRHL; encoded by the coding sequence ATGGCAAAACTATTTATTCTGATCGGGTCTATTGTGATGGGCATTGGCGTAGGCATCGGCGCATTTGGTGCCCATGGACTTGAAGGACGAGTAAGTGAGCGAATGATGAGCAATTACCAAACAGGTGTACACTATCATCTGATTCATGGGTTGGGTATTTTTGGCGTTGGCCTTCTTGCATTAAAAATGACAGGGAGTGGTCTGGTTCATGGAGCAGGTTGGGCATTCTTAATTGGAATTGTGCTTTTCTCGGGAAGTCTTTATACAATGGCGCTTACAGGCATAACAAAGCTTGGTGCAATTACACCACTTGGTGGGGTAGCATTTATCGTCGGTTGGGTACTCCTCGGGATTGCAGCAATGCGCCATCTATAA
- a CDS encoding cell wall hydrolase encodes MAVIKASSNDIDILARLMRAEAEGEGELGMLLAGNVMVNRTRVRCLDFGNVNTINNMAFQSPGGFEAVQKSYFYQRARERDRRLARRLVNGERFNPAEFSLWFFRPEGPCPGEWWGQWNTGRYKAHCFYQPTPTECEEVFNTF; translated from the coding sequence ATGGCCGTTATTAAAGCTTCATCCAATGATATTGATATATTGGCTAGGCTCATGCGTGCTGAAGCCGAAGGCGAGGGAGAACTCGGCATGTTACTCGCAGGTAATGTCATGGTTAACCGGACGAGAGTGCGCTGTTTAGATTTTGGGAATGTAAACACGATTAATAATATGGCTTTTCAATCACCTGGTGGATTCGAAGCCGTCCAAAAAAGTTATTTTTATCAACGAGCAAGGGAGCGAGACAGACGTCTAGCGAGGAGACTCGTAAATGGCGAGCGTTTTAATCCTGCCGAGTTCTCATTATGGTTTTTCAGACCGGAGGGTCCGTGTCCAGGTGAGTGGTGGGGACAATGGAATACCGGGCGTTATAAAGCGCATTGTTTCTATCAACCTACTCCAACCGAATGTGAGGAAGTGTTTAATACTTTTTAG
- a CDS encoding ABC transporter permease — protein sequence MNNFWTIVSHTASGRLKAKSFFISTIVIMVLIIGITNISTIIDLFSSDDASQEMDHIAVIDETEDANGIAEMLAAPSDEGSYRFQLIEEPVEQVIEEAREGEYAGVLQLSGTAETLNAELYGGDSAFAMGVEQEVQRIKEGVLTSELDIDEEQLATVFQPITFEQSALGEGETVETEAMEMRSYFTILGVSYVLFFIIITYSSMIATEVATEKSSRVMELIVSSVNPIVQMFGKLVGIALVAFINILSIVVALIIGATIGGNNFLDYLSGDFIDISLIGYALLVLVLGYFLFGGIAAMLGALVSRTEDVQQAVQPLIYLAMIGFFLVTFGLNNADAAFMTVASYIPFFTPQLLVMRIGSGVIAGWEIVLLIAILLVSVVLVNYLAARVYKGGVLMYGKLSFKEGIKQALALSKKEK from the coding sequence ATGAATAATTTTTGGACAATTGTCTCACATACCGCATCTGGCCGATTAAAAGCCAAGTCATTTTTTATATCAACCATTGTTATTATGGTTTTAATCATTGGTATAACAAACATTTCAACGATTATCGATCTATTTTCAAGTGACGATGCCAGTCAAGAAATGGATCATATCGCCGTTATTGATGAAACAGAAGATGCCAATGGAATTGCAGAAATGCTTGCTGCACCGAGTGATGAAGGATCCTATCGTTTTCAGTTAATTGAAGAGCCTGTAGAGCAAGTGATTGAGGAGGCTCGTGAAGGTGAATATGCAGGTGTATTGCAATTAAGTGGTACGGCAGAAACACTAAATGCTGAGCTTTATGGCGGCGATTCAGCATTTGCAATGGGCGTTGAACAAGAAGTTCAACGGATAAAAGAAGGTGTGCTGACAAGTGAGCTTGATATTGATGAGGAGCAGTTAGCTACTGTCTTTCAACCAATTACATTTGAACAGTCAGCATTAGGAGAAGGAGAAACGGTAGAAACAGAAGCGATGGAAATGCGGTCATACTTTACGATATTGGGTGTTTCCTATGTGTTGTTTTTCATCATCATTACGTATAGTTCTATGATTGCGACAGAAGTGGCAACTGAAAAATCCTCCCGGGTCATGGAATTAATTGTTTCAAGTGTAAATCCGATTGTGCAAATGTTTGGTAAGCTCGTCGGTATTGCTCTAGTTGCTTTTATTAATATTCTTAGCATCGTTGTTGCGCTTATTATCGGTGCGACCATTGGTGGTAATAACTTCTTAGATTATTTATCTGGTGATTTTATTGACATATCTCTTATCGGCTATGCTTTACTTGTTCTCGTATTAGGGTACTTTTTGTTTGGGGGAATTGCAGCAATGCTTGGCGCTCTTGTTAGTCGGACAGAGGATGTTCAACAAGCAGTGCAACCATTAATTTATTTGGCGATGATTGGTTTCTTCCTAGTCACTTTCGGATTAAACAATGCAGACGCAGCATTTATGACAGTGGCATCTTATATTCCATTTTTTACGCCTCAATTATTAGTTATGCGCATCGGGTCTGGGGTCATTGCGGGATGGGAAATTGTGCTACTCATTGCCATTTTACTCGTTAGTGTAGTGCTAGTAAATTATTTGGCCGCTCGTGTTTACAAAGGTGGAGTGCTTATGTATGGCAAACTTTCTTTTAAAGAGGGGATTAAACAGGCACTAGCCTTGTCGAAAAAAGAAAAATAG
- a CDS encoding DUF5327 family protein, giving the protein MLIQAEDVIAQMERQVNRLRQSVESGDEIALKEAAAVIEGYCQLLKSGREETVPVYKNETEHLIQKPAFSVPEQHMTEREKKIPQEQKTAEKRNLLDF; this is encoded by the coding sequence ATGCTTATCCAAGCTGAAGACGTAATTGCTCAAATGGAGCGCCAAGTAAACCGATTGCGCCAATCGGTCGAATCAGGAGATGAAATAGCTTTAAAAGAAGCTGCGGCAGTCATTGAAGGTTACTGCCAATTGTTAAAGTCTGGTCGAGAAGAAACGGTTCCTGTATATAAGAATGAAACGGAACATTTGATTCAAAAACCAGCATTTTCTGTCCCGGAACAGCATATGACAGAAAGAGAGAAAAAAATACCACAAGAACAAAAGACAGCGGAAAAAAGAAACTTGCTGGATTTCTAA
- a CDS encoding GNAT family N-acetyltransferase: MIHVRPYTLADYPCLLQVQKEAFPPPFSQELWWSEEQIAAQTKTFPEGALLAEVDGEIVGSATSLVVSNADKPHTWEEISDNGFLRQTHDPNGDTLYGIDLCVRPVARGNGVAQAMYNARKQTVLNLKLKRYAAVCRIPGYKAVAKHYSPQQYVDLVKSGDYYDTVLSFMLKQGLTPTHVQPNYVEDEESLNYGVFVEWKPKNSTS; encoded by the coding sequence ATGATTCACGTTAGACCTTATACGCTCGCTGATTACCCTTGCTTGCTTCAAGTGCAAAAAGAAGCCTTCCCTCCTCCTTTCTCACAAGAGTTATGGTGGAGTGAAGAGCAAATTGCAGCTCAAACGAAAACATTTCCAGAAGGCGCATTGCTTGCTGAGGTAGACGGTGAAATCGTCGGATCCGCAACATCACTAGTAGTATCCAATGCAGACAAACCCCACACGTGGGAAGAAATCAGCGATAATGGCTTTTTGCGTCAGACACATGATCCTAACGGTGATACGTTGTATGGCATTGATTTATGTGTACGCCCTGTCGCTCGGGGGAATGGTGTTGCTCAAGCTATGTATAACGCCAGAAAACAAACTGTCCTGAATTTAAAGCTGAAACGATATGCAGCTGTTTGCCGCATCCCAGGATACAAGGCTGTCGCCAAACACTACTCGCCTCAACAATATGTTGATCTTGTGAAATCTGGTGATTACTATGATACGGTTCTTTCATTTATGCTTAAACAAGGTCTTACCCCAACCCATGTCCAACCTAATTATGTTGAAGACGAGGAATCACTTAACTATGGTGTGTTTGTTGAATGGAAACCTAAAAACAGCACTTCTTGA
- a CDS encoding ABC transporter ATP-binding protein translates to MTLIINDVKKRFNEHKAVDGITLTVEKGSMFGMLGANGAGKTTTFRMILGLLDPTEGEVTWNNQRLSYKQTNLIGYLPEERGLYPKITVRDQLTYLAKLKGMKKGAILEEMKSWLNRFKAEEYENKKVEELSKGNQQKIQFIAAVLHKPELLILDEPFSGLDPVNSDMLKDAVRYLQDQGTTIVFSSHQMRNVEEMCEDIIMLKKGKAVLQGNLNEIKRSYGMKSISIRADYDLSFLKEDQHVQKYTEAKNGVSIQVESEEKAKDVFQQVAAKGFVRKFEVEEPSLHDIFIDKVGGDADE, encoded by the coding sequence ATGACACTTATTATTAATGATGTAAAAAAGAGATTTAATGAGCATAAAGCGGTTGATGGCATTACATTAACAGTGGAAAAAGGAAGTATGTTTGGTATGCTTGGGGCGAATGGAGCAGGTAAAACAACAACATTCCGTATGATCCTCGGTTTGCTTGATCCAACGGAGGGTGAAGTGACATGGAACAATCAACGTTTATCGTATAAGCAAACCAATTTAATCGGCTACTTACCTGAGGAACGGGGTCTGTATCCTAAGATCACTGTGCGCGATCAGCTTACGTATCTCGCAAAACTAAAAGGGATGAAAAAAGGCGCGATCTTAGAAGAGATGAAGTCATGGTTAAATCGTTTTAAAGCAGAAGAGTATGAAAATAAAAAAGTAGAAGAGTTGTCAAAAGGAAATCAACAAAAAATCCAATTTATTGCCGCTGTTTTACATAAGCCAGAGTTGCTCATTTTAGATGAACCATTTAGTGGTCTAGATCCAGTAAATTCAGATATGTTGAAGGATGCCGTTCGCTACTTGCAAGACCAAGGAACGACGATTGTGTTTTCAAGTCACCAAATGCGTAATGTCGAGGAAATGTGTGAAGACATTATCATGCTTAAAAAAGGAAAAGCGGTATTACAAGGAAATCTGAATGAGATTAAGCGTAGTTACGGAATGAAATCCATTTCTATCCGTGCAGATTATGACTTGTCCTTTTTAAAGGAAGATCAGCATGTACAAAAGTATACGGAAGCAAAAAACGGCGTATCTATTCAAGTGGAAAGTGAAGAAAAAGCCAAGGATGTCTTTCAACAAGTAGCTGCAAAAGGGTTTGTCCGCAAATTTGAAGTGGAAGAGCCAAGCTTACACGATATTTTCATTGATAAAGTAGGAGGAGATGCAGATGAATAA
- a CDS encoding ATP-binding cassette domain-containing protein has product MLIVCNQIEKKISNEFKIGPLSLTIEPGTVNVLVGTNGSGKSSLIRTIAGLIQPDKGMIDRFNLLEEEWREHLAFVPQSSKGFEKYTLQHLASIHAVGFRGWDNERFSKLVKRYNLPLNKTVGEMSGGMQRRVLVVLALARNSTVLIMDEPLAGVDMAAQELMQEDWLAYLEGDPKRAILFATHVADEIKDYADYIFLMKRGSIVARYEKDTLFRNYARFWTNEQLEVVRNLTGITYVIQRGPQVEIISDNRSQTESDMNRLGLEITMKQSLKVAEILRILLKEGEEVNDTYY; this is encoded by the coding sequence ATGTTGATTGTTTGTAATCAGATCGAGAAAAAAATAAGCAACGAATTCAAGATAGGCCCACTCTCATTAACAATCGAACCTGGTACGGTTAATGTTCTTGTAGGAACAAATGGCTCTGGTAAAAGTTCACTTATTCGAACAATAGCAGGGTTAATTCAACCGGATAAAGGAATGATAGACCGTTTTAACCTATTGGAAGAAGAATGGAGAGAACATTTAGCGTTTGTTCCCCAATCTTCTAAGGGATTTGAGAAATATACATTACAGCATTTAGCAAGTATTCATGCCGTCGGATTTAGAGGTTGGGATAATGAAAGATTTTCTAAACTTGTGAAACGATACAACTTACCTTTAAATAAGACGGTCGGAGAAATGTCAGGCGGGATGCAACGTAGGGTTCTAGTGGTTCTCGCATTAGCTAGGAATTCAACGGTTCTTATAATGGATGAACCTCTCGCAGGTGTAGATATGGCCGCCCAAGAATTAATGCAAGAAGATTGGCTTGCTTATCTGGAAGGCGATCCGAAGCGAGCCATTTTGTTTGCGACCCATGTTGCTGATGAAATTAAGGATTATGCTGATTACATTTTTCTTATGAAGCGGGGTTCAATTGTTGCTCGGTATGAAAAAGATACGTTATTTAGGAACTACGCACGTTTTTGGACGAATGAGCAACTTGAGGTCGTACGAAACCTTACCGGGATAACCTACGTAATACAGAGAGGACCGCAAGTAGAGATTATTTCTGACAATCGAAGTCAAACGGAATCCGACATGAATCGATTAGGGTTGGAAATAACAATGAAACAATCGCTGAAGGTGGCGGAAATTTTACGAATTTTATTAAAAGAAGGAGAGGAAGTTAATGACACTTATTATTAA
- a CDS encoding exonuclease domain-containing protein encodes MRLSKKRLRQAIKAMNMIQFMRQLSGRFSSTMAASQPNNASQMARFRRYQKEAQQDVLQVPFSELPMVVFDLETSGFNPDQGDGILSIGAVKIKGADIEHDHFYETVKSKHPPSKDVLDLTGLTALELENSRLIGEVLLAFYDFVGSSTLIAHHAAHERRFLRHATWQELGKTFTHRLVDTTFLTSITAAHQGELKTLDEWCEAYGIVVRKRHHALADAQMTAQLWTKHVTIAHHAGYFCLSDIYKELAIKK; translated from the coding sequence ATGAGGCTGTCCAAAAAAAGATTGAGGCAGGCGATTAAAGCAATGAATATGATTCAGTTCATGCGCCAATTGTCAGGGAGATTCAGTTCAACGATGGCGGCTTCTCAGCCAAATAATGCGAGCCAAATGGCACGGTTTCGTAGGTACCAAAAGGAAGCACAGCAAGATGTGCTTCAAGTACCTTTTTCAGAGTTACCGATGGTAGTGTTTGACTTGGAAACGAGTGGTTTTAATCCAGACCAAGGAGACGGGATCTTATCAATTGGTGCTGTGAAAATAAAAGGGGCAGACATTGAGCATGATCATTTTTATGAAACAGTTAAATCTAAGCATCCACCGTCAAAAGATGTGCTTGATTTAACCGGTTTGACGGCTCTTGAGCTTGAGAACTCTCGACTCATTGGGGAAGTGTTATTGGCGTTCTATGATTTTGTTGGTAGCTCTACATTGATTGCACACCATGCTGCACACGAACGTCGTTTTCTTCGTCATGCCACTTGGCAAGAGCTTGGAAAAACATTTACACATCGACTTGTTGATACAACATTCTTAACGAGTATAACGGCAGCTCATCAAGGCGAACTAAAAACACTCGATGAGTGGTGTGAGGCATATGGAATTGTCGTAAGAAAACGACATCATGCACTAGCAGATGCCCAGATGACGGCTCAACTATGGACAAAACATGTGACGATTGCACATCATGCAGGTTATTTCTGTCTAAGTGACATATACAAAGAATTAGCGATAAAAAAGTAG
- a CDS encoding DUF294 nucleotidyltransferase-like domain-containing protein: MEKAKQLQSLHEDKLVNAVEAAISQMMKEQGEIPAPFAFFVMGSAGRKEQIHDSDQDHGIVFDGNEHCLPYFLELGERIVERLEKAGYERCIGGVMASKQRWCRSFISWKEQLEGWLQDDSFEHLRHLLTFFDARPIEGEKELVWSLKGLLFEKVKTKPYLLKRFADNTGRLPQGLNLFGQLLVEQQGEKQGLLNMKQQVLFPFVNGMRLLALKDEMFESSTLDRFEANKRIDTEIVEAHYSFKQLIEKRAQWKENIGIVTYVNPDELKKDEQKQLKRWIREGRRFYEAVQKKIEAGD; the protein is encoded by the coding sequence ATGGAAAAAGCGAAACAATTACAAAGCTTACATGAAGATAAATTAGTTAATGCAGTGGAAGCAGCTATTTCGCAAATGATGAAGGAGCAGGGAGAGATCCCCGCTCCATTTGCGTTTTTTGTAATGGGTAGTGCTGGCCGTAAAGAACAAATTCATGATAGTGATCAAGACCACGGGATTGTCTTTGATGGTAACGAGCATTGTTTACCTTATTTTCTTGAACTTGGCGAACGCATTGTAGAGCGACTTGAGAAGGCTGGTTACGAACGTTGTATTGGTGGAGTAATGGCGTCAAAGCAACGGTGGTGCCGTTCCTTTATCAGTTGGAAAGAGCAGTTGGAAGGCTGGCTGCAAGACGATTCATTTGAGCATTTAAGGCATTTACTTACTTTTTTTGATGCTAGACCAATTGAAGGTGAAAAAGAGTTGGTTTGGTCATTAAAAGGGTTATTGTTTGAAAAAGTGAAAACAAAACCCTATTTATTGAAGCGGTTTGCTGACAACACTGGCAGGCTCCCTCAAGGGTTAAATCTTTTTGGACAGTTATTGGTTGAACAGCAAGGAGAGAAACAAGGATTATTAAATATGAAGCAACAAGTGCTATTTCCGTTTGTAAATGGAATGCGTTTGCTTGCTTTAAAAGATGAGATGTTCGAATCGTCGACTCTGGATCGTTTTGAAGCGAACAAAAGAATAGACACTGAAATAGTGGAGGCTCACTATTCATTTAAGCAATTGATTGAAAAACGAGCGCAGTGGAAAGAAAACATAGGCATTGTAACGTATGTGAATCCAGATGAATTAAAAAAAGATGAGCAGAAACAATTAAAGAGGTGGATTCGAGAAGGGCGCCGTTTTTATGAGGCTGTCCAAAAAAAGATTGAGGCAGGCGATTAA
- a CDS encoding GntR family transcriptional regulator, giving the protein MSDLPPIQLDEMSRTPIYDQIEEQLKSLIISGTLPPGTVLPSIRKLATSLSCSVITTRRSYQNLEQQGYIKTIQGKGTFVNELNQAEQSEKKQDAVEKALKQAIVSGRNYGFTEEELTKLFLSIIKKGGEEC; this is encoded by the coding sequence ATGTCTGATTTGCCACCGATCCAGCTAGATGAGATGAGTCGGACACCGATTTATGATCAAATAGAAGAACAATTGAAGTCGTTAATTATAAGTGGCACCCTCCCTCCGGGTACAGTGTTGCCATCGATTCGAAAGCTGGCAACATCGCTATCATGTAGTGTTATTACAACGAGACGCTCATATCAAAATTTGGAACAACAGGGTTATATAAAAACGATTCAAGGGAAAGGGACGTTTGTCAATGAGCTAAATCAAGCAGAACAGTCGGAAAAGAAACAGGATGCTGTTGAAAAAGCATTAAAACAAGCGATTGTAAGTGGAAGAAACTATGGCTTTACGGAGGAAGAGTTAACGAAGTTATTTCTCTCCATTATTAAAAAAGGAGGAGAAGAATGTTGA
- the putP gene encoding sodium/proline symporter PutP, with translation MLIHISYEIIISIIVYLILMLIIGWYGYKKTASHSDYTLGGRGLTPGVAALSAGASDMSGWLMLALPGSMYITGLGAGWLALGLIIGAYLNWLFLAPRLRTYTETANDSITIPAFLENRFFDGSKLLRIISGLIIILFFTVYVSSGMVSGGVVFESVLGIDYHTSLLIVASVTIVYTLFGGFLAVSWTDVVQGSVMMLALLFVPTFALAEVGGLTASFDEIRSIDPNLLDIFRGVSVIGIIGSLAWGLGYFGQPHIIVRFMAMRTASDAKPARRIGMTWMILSIVGAMFTGLIGRAYLNGEGIFLDPDVGSQHETVFVVLGEMLFHPYVIGFIFSAILAAVMSTISSQLLVTSSSLTEDLYKTFLKRKPGDKELVFLGRGAVLVVALIALALSWNPDSSILELVSYAWAGFGAAFGPVMLLSLYWRGMTKWGAFAGMLTGAVVVIVWANTNLYQWFGMDERVYELLPGFIIASLAIFIVSKVTSNDKRVAGGFTDFKKKLKENK, from the coding sequence ATGTTGATTCACATTTCATATGAAATTATTATTTCAATTATTGTCTATTTAATCTTAATGCTTATCATCGGTTGGTATGGCTACAAGAAAACGGCTAGTCATTCGGACTATACGTTAGGAGGACGAGGGTTAACCCCTGGAGTAGCTGCTCTTAGTGCGGGTGCATCAGATATGAGTGGTTGGCTCATGCTCGCTCTGCCTGGTTCGATGTATATAACGGGGCTTGGCGCTGGATGGCTTGCGCTTGGACTTATCATTGGCGCCTATTTAAACTGGCTCTTTTTAGCTCCACGCTTACGCACGTATACAGAAACGGCAAATGATTCAATAACAATTCCAGCCTTTCTAGAAAACCGATTTTTTGACGGTTCCAAACTACTGCGCATTATATCGGGACTTATTATTATTTTATTCTTCACGGTCTACGTATCATCAGGTATGGTTTCTGGTGGGGTTGTGTTCGAATCAGTCCTAGGTATAGACTATCATACGAGTCTATTGATTGTCGCGAGTGTAACAATCGTTTACACACTGTTTGGCGGTTTTTTAGCGGTGAGCTGGACAGATGTCGTACAAGGTAGCGTCATGATGCTTGCTTTGTTATTCGTACCCACTTTTGCTTTAGCTGAAGTTGGCGGTTTAACGGCGTCTTTTGATGAAATACGGAGCATCGATCCTAATTTACTTGATATTTTTAGAGGCGTCTCTGTCATTGGTATAATTGGTTCTTTAGCATGGGGCCTTGGTTATTTTGGGCAACCACATATTATTGTTCGTTTTATGGCAATGCGTACAGCAAGCGATGCAAAGCCAGCTCGCCGAATTGGTATGACATGGATGATTTTATCGATTGTAGGTGCGATGTTTACAGGTCTTATTGGGCGCGCTTATTTAAATGGCGAAGGAATTTTCCTTGATCCCGATGTAGGCAGTCAGCATGAGACAGTATTTGTTGTATTAGGCGAAATGCTATTTCATCCGTACGTAATTGGCTTTATATTTAGCGCCATTTTAGCAGCGGTTATGAGTACAATTTCTTCACAATTACTTGTAACATCAAGCTCCCTGACGGAAGATTTGTATAAAACGTTTTTAAAAAGAAAGCCGGGAGACAAGGAATTGGTTTTCCTTGGGCGTGGTGCTGTCTTAGTAGTCGCGCTGATTGCACTTGCTCTTTCATGGAACCCGGATAGTTCAATTCTTGAACTAGTAAGTTATGCATGGGCAGGGTTTGGTGCAGCATTTGGTCCTGTTATGCTCTTAAGTTTATACTGGAGAGGTATGACGAAGTGGGGTGCGTTTGCAGGGATGCTTACAGGAGCAGTCGTTGTGATTGTTTGGGCAAATACAAATCTGTATCAATGGTTTGGTATGGATGAACGTGTTTACGAACTGTTACCTGGATTTATTATCGCTTCCTTGGCCATCTTTATTGTTAGTAAAGTGACATCAAATGATAAGCGTGTTGCTGGAGGGTTTACAGACTTTAAGAAAAAACTTAAAGAAAACAAATAA